A section of the Corynebacterium tuberculostearicum genome encodes:
- a CDS encoding MauE/DoxX family redox-associated membrane protein, producing MSSKINGKLVLDVISFIARFFMAWVWIDAGVHKLGKTLDMTQAIKGYDIFTPDWALYLATVIGPLEVIGGVLLLLGLFLRKSSVVATIVLLLFMVGIAQAWARGLDIDCGCFGYDAQNPDRGMDYAKTLLRDAGYLFLTLWTIKRPFTKFALHP from the coding sequence GTGAGTAGCAAGATTAATGGGAAGCTGGTGCTTGATGTCATCAGCTTCATCGCCCGGTTTTTTATGGCTTGGGTGTGGATTGATGCCGGCGTGCATAAGCTGGGCAAGACTCTAGACATGACCCAGGCCATCAAGGGCTATGACATTTTTACGCCTGATTGGGCTCTTTACCTCGCAACGGTCATTGGCCCTTTAGAGGTTATCGGTGGCGTGCTCTTGCTGCTCGGGCTGTTTTTGCGAAAATCCTCCGTCGTAGCCACCATCGTGCTGCTGCTTTTTATGGTGGGTATCGCACAAGCCTGGGCCCGCGGACTAGATATTGACTGCGGCTGCTTTGGCTATGACGCCCAAAATCCCGACCGCGGAATGGATTATGCGAAAACGCTGCTGCGTGACGCCGGATATTTATTCCTGACCCTATGGACCATCAAGCGCCCCTTCACCAAGTTTGCCCTTCACCCCTAG
- a CDS encoding fluoride efflux transporter family protein, which produces MPQFLVVGAGAALGAVARYLLSVALGGGMIPLLLINILGSALMGYFRPGPFWGTGVLGGFTSFATFAFLTSEAHWAVALAYVLATIVGCVGGYLAGDKLR; this is translated from the coding sequence ATGCCTCAATTCCTCGTCGTGGGTGCTGGCGCTGCGCTCGGCGCGGTGGCCAGGTACCTCCTCTCCGTCGCGCTCGGCGGCGGCATGATCCCACTGCTCCTTATCAATATCCTCGGTAGTGCACTCATGGGTTACTTCCGGCCCGGCCCCTTTTGGGGCACCGGCGTGCTCGGCGGTTTCACCAGCTTCGCCACCTTCGCTTTCCTGACCTCGGAGGCCCATTGGGCCGTCGCCCTAGCCTATGTCCTAGCCACCATTGTCGGCTGCGTGGGCGGCTACCTGGCGGGTGACAAGCTGCGATGA
- a CDS encoding bifunctional lysylphosphatidylglycerol flippase/synthetase MprF: MSVLKTILTRFPVSLTVLVIMWTLHLVDFPTSHWLALTTAHPGGAIILSVLILLWLVPAEWRLGSLRTLAIGIISQLITVPLSIVLARGIETVGLNRWGNDLLSDTFLTPIGFIAGAAGFASALLPRLWRRRLRISLIVLTATFVLYSGTMSDVLGIVAAALSITAGQLLFKPESAPPSVRERRVLLAVGVACVAIGPAFVALDPMAEGPFSQITQLLWAPHLSALEATQSCADSVTSASCTAAVDLARTQGIGAVVANIMPIIIQLVVCFGLTRGRVLAWWMAVITQVLAITLLTYQLWDDARLSYLLPNLVLVLLPWLLALFMLLINRSLFRTHENRAFFTRTVTLAILAAAIGAGLWILTASLHNTVPPANLAAILAETPLRFVPAVVALILPHHVAPATMFSWFIYEWVGNAFWLLVAIRLYLGFSRPVDPAQESDRDTARRLLEAGTGDHLSFMTLWKSNRYFFHGDSYVAYRVSNGIALTLGAPVGLDISSEFEQFAAEQGWAVAWYSVNAQFADAHPQLKHLQVAEEAVLNCESVEFKGKKFQNVRTARNKAEKEGITTRWTTWKELDIASIARITALSEDWVSDKALPEMGFTLGGLEEMMVDGTRLLLAESADGTLHGVTSWMPVYENGAIVGYVLDVMRRNEHGFKGVIELLISEAMLIAHDEGLGWISLSGAPLAGQPDEPNWLDVALNRIGEEVEPLYGFRTLAASKRKFQPEEHPWYLCYHDELKLPSIALATMHAYLPDMKTKDAVSAVRAWMAA, from the coding sequence ATGTCCGTTCTTAAAACCATCCTGACCAGGTTTCCTGTTTCCCTGACTGTCTTAGTCATCATGTGGACGCTCCACCTAGTGGACTTCCCCACCTCTCACTGGTTGGCGCTGACTACCGCACACCCCGGCGGCGCTATCATCTTGTCGGTCCTTATCCTGTTATGGCTCGTTCCCGCAGAATGGCGCTTGGGCTCCCTGCGCACGTTGGCGATTGGAATTATCTCCCAGCTCATTACTGTGCCTCTATCCATCGTCCTTGCCCGCGGAATCGAGACCGTAGGCCTGAACCGGTGGGGCAATGATCTCCTTAGCGATACCTTCCTCACCCCAATCGGTTTCATCGCCGGTGCTGCCGGCTTTGCTTCCGCCCTACTACCCCGCCTGTGGCGCCGCCGGCTACGCATCTCGCTTATCGTGCTTACCGCTACCTTTGTGCTCTATTCCGGCACCATGTCCGATGTCCTCGGCATCGTTGCCGCCGCTCTTTCCATTACGGCTGGACAGCTGCTCTTCAAGCCCGAATCCGCACCGCCTTCCGTCAGAGAGCGTCGTGTGCTCCTTGCCGTTGGCGTCGCCTGCGTGGCCATCGGGCCCGCCTTTGTGGCACTCGACCCCATGGCAGAGGGCCCCTTTTCGCAGATTACGCAGCTCCTTTGGGCCCCACATCTATCCGCTTTGGAGGCTACCCAATCCTGCGCGGATTCGGTCACTTCTGCCAGCTGTACCGCGGCAGTCGACCTCGCCCGCACCCAAGGCATCGGCGCCGTGGTAGCCAATATCATGCCGATTATCATCCAGCTAGTGGTGTGCTTTGGCCTTACCCGCGGCCGCGTGCTCGCGTGGTGGATGGCGGTTATTACCCAGGTACTTGCCATCACCCTGTTGACCTACCAGCTTTGGGATGACGCCCGCCTTAGCTATCTCCTGCCCAACCTCGTGCTCGTCCTATTGCCCTGGCTACTGGCACTGTTCATGCTGCTAATTAATCGATCGCTGTTTCGCACCCACGAAAACCGCGCCTTCTTCACTCGGACGGTTACCCTCGCCATACTTGCCGCTGCCATCGGCGCGGGCCTGTGGATCCTCACCGCCTCGTTGCACAACACCGTACCCCCGGCGAACCTCGCGGCGATCCTTGCAGAAACTCCACTGCGCTTCGTACCGGCCGTCGTCGCGCTCATCCTCCCCCACCACGTCGCACCAGCAACCATGTTTTCTTGGTTCATCTACGAGTGGGTAGGAAATGCTTTCTGGCTCCTCGTAGCTATACGGCTCTACCTCGGATTTTCCCGTCCTGTTGACCCAGCCCAAGAGTCCGACCGCGACACCGCGCGCCGCTTACTCGAAGCCGGTACCGGCGATCACCTATCTTTTATGACCCTGTGGAAATCCAACCGGTATTTCTTCCACGGTGATTCCTACGTGGCGTACCGGGTTTCCAATGGCATTGCCCTCACGCTGGGCGCCCCCGTCGGCCTCGATATCAGCTCCGAATTTGAACAATTCGCCGCCGAGCAGGGCTGGGCCGTCGCGTGGTATTCCGTCAATGCACAATTCGCTGACGCGCACCCGCAGCTAAAGCACCTCCAAGTCGCAGAAGAAGCCGTACTCAACTGCGAATCCGTAGAGTTCAAGGGAAAGAAATTCCAAAACGTGCGCACCGCACGAAACAAAGCAGAAAAGGAAGGCATCACGACACGGTGGACCACCTGGAAGGAGCTGGATATCGCCTCCATCGCCCGCATCACCGCGCTGAGCGAGGACTGGGTCTCTGACAAAGCCCTCCCTGAAATGGGCTTTACCCTCGGCGGTCTTGAGGAAATGATGGTGGACGGCACTCGGCTCCTGCTGGCTGAGTCCGCCGACGGCACTCTACACGGTGTCACCAGCTGGATGCCGGTATACGAAAATGGTGCCATTGTCGGCTACGTTCTCGACGTCATGCGCCGCAATGAGCACGGCTTCAAAGGCGTCATCGAGCTCCTCATCTCAGAAGCGATGCTCATCGCTCATGACGAAGGCCTCGGCTGGATCTCCCTTTCCGGCGCCCCATTGGCGGGACAACCAGACGAACCTAATTGGCTCGACGTCGCCCTCAACCGCATCGGTGAGGAAGTCGAACCGCTCTATGGATTCCGCACCCTAGCGGCCAGCAAGCGCAAATTCCAACCCGAGGAGCACCCGTGGTACCTCTGTTACCACGATGAACTGAAACTTCCTTCCATCGCATTGGCCACCATGCATGCCTACCTGCCGGATATGAAAACCAAGGATGCGGTATCGGCGGTCAGGGCTTGGATGGCCGCGTAA
- a CDS encoding fluoride efflux transporter FluC gives MNFLCVLLGGFIGGSLRYGFARLIPAPYCTFVANILGSLAIGLAYGFAQLADVPLIHPFLALGLAGGLSTWSTLAKELGEMVKRKQWWRLCKYLFWTIGLGIVLAWRGTIWAARIYHGV, from the coding sequence ATGAATTTTCTCTGCGTCCTTCTCGGCGGTTTCATCGGCGGCAGCCTGCGCTATGGCTTTGCCCGGCTTATACCCGCCCCCTACTGCACCTTCGTGGCGAATATTTTGGGCTCCCTCGCCATTGGCCTGGCCTATGGTTTCGCCCAGCTTGCCGACGTCCCCCTTATCCACCCCTTCCTCGCCCTCGGCCTCGCCGGCGGCCTTTCCACCTGGTCCACATTGGCGAAAGAACTGGGCGAAATGGTCAAACGTAAGCAGTGGTGGCGACTGTGCAAGTACCTCTTCTGGACCATTGGCCTCGGCATCGTTCTAGCCTGGCGCGGCACCATCTGGGCGGCCCGCATTTATCACGGGGTTTAA
- a CDS encoding alanine/glycine:cation symporter family protein, which yields MDSLNSILSAISTVVWGPFILIPLLLGTGLWLTIRLGGLQFRALGRALRHVFASDSGDDSTEGDISNYQALTTALAATVGVGNIVGVATALSIGGPGALVWIWITGLVGMASKYTEAYLGVRFRTTDSKGEMSGGPQQYLKRGIPGPLGSVLAVFFAIFAICASFGIGNLAQANAVATNMESTFGIAPAATGAILFVLVGSVLLGGIQAIGRITAAFVPLMIIVYVLGGLYVIFSHAAEIPAAFAMIFSDAFTGTAAGGGFVGSTIMMAIQYGVARGIFSNESGMGSAAIAAAAAKTPHPARQGLVSMTQTFIDTIIVVTITGLVIVVGGTWDMGRDEAGVMTAEAFSRVLPGDWGGTIVSLSIIFFAFSTIMAWAYYGERSLESLCGRKASIPYRMFFACLLFVGSVSELELAWTFSDLANGLIAIPNLIGLLLLSGLVARETKAYLAFDPKLNKPVDEVRAFVESQGMDWK from the coding sequence ATGGACTCGCTTAATTCCATCCTCTCCGCCATCAGCACCGTGGTGTGGGGACCATTCATCCTCATCCCGCTCCTGCTCGGCACCGGCCTGTGGCTGACCATCCGCTTGGGCGGACTCCAGTTTCGCGCACTCGGCCGCGCACTGCGCCACGTCTTCGCCAGCGACTCCGGCGACGACTCCACCGAAGGCGATATCTCCAATTATCAGGCGCTGACCACCGCCCTTGCCGCCACCGTGGGCGTGGGAAATATCGTGGGCGTGGCCACCGCGCTGTCCATCGGCGGCCCTGGCGCACTGGTATGGATCTGGATTACCGGCCTCGTGGGCATGGCGTCCAAGTACACCGAGGCCTACCTGGGCGTGCGTTTTCGCACCACGGATTCCAAGGGCGAGATGTCCGGCGGGCCGCAGCAATACCTGAAGCGTGGCATCCCCGGACCACTCGGATCGGTACTCGCAGTATTCTTTGCCATCTTTGCAATTTGCGCCTCCTTTGGCATCGGCAACCTCGCCCAAGCCAATGCTGTGGCCACCAACATGGAATCGACCTTCGGCATCGCCCCAGCGGCCACCGGTGCAATCCTCTTCGTCTTGGTGGGCTCCGTACTCCTTGGCGGAATCCAGGCCATCGGGCGCATTACCGCCGCCTTCGTCCCGTTGATGATCATCGTCTACGTCCTGGGCGGGCTCTATGTAATCTTCTCGCATGCCGCAGAAATTCCCGCCGCCTTTGCCATGATCTTCAGCGATGCCTTTACCGGCACCGCCGCTGGTGGCGGGTTCGTGGGCTCCACCATCATGATGGCCATTCAATACGGTGTTGCCCGCGGCATCTTCTCCAATGAGTCCGGCATGGGCTCCGCCGCCATCGCCGCCGCGGCTGCCAAGACCCCGCACCCAGCGCGCCAGGGGTTGGTATCGATGACGCAGACCTTCATTGACACCATCATCGTGGTAACCATCACTGGCTTGGTCATTGTTGTGGGCGGTACCTGGGATATGGGCCGCGACGAGGCCGGAGTCATGACGGCCGAGGCCTTTTCTCGCGTACTTCCTGGCGACTGGGGCGGCACCATCGTTTCGCTCTCCATTATTTTCTTCGCCTTTTCCACCATCATGGCCTGGGCGTATTACGGCGAGCGTTCCCTGGAGTCCCTCTGCGGCCGCAAGGCTTCTATCCCCTACCGCATGTTCTTTGCCTGCCTCCTCTTCGTCGGCTCCGTCTCGGAGCTCGAGCTCGCTTGGACCTTCTCCGACCTAGCCAATGGCCTCATCGCCATCCCGAACCTCATTGGCCTGCTCCTGCTCTCCGGCCTCGTGGCCCGCGAAACCAAGGCGTACTTAGCCTTTGACCCCAAGCTCAATAAGCCAGTGGATGAGGTGCGCGCGTTCGTAGAGTCCCAGGGGATGGACTGGAAGTAA
- a CDS encoding ABC transporter permease: protein MARGNAMRRVSLRNIVAHKLRLGLTILAVVLGTAFIAGSFMFTNSLKSTFDSAVDNQFRGVDAVVSQKDDNGAKLDDKLRQKLADDKDVKNINIADSETVVAADENSEAYQTQGGTASVVPFYPEDKVVGGADELKKGEEPSGKDEVLINSSAADKYDISVGQKLTVVHPDEQDTVTVSGISEPAVDQGESIVLSMAEKDYLERYGDPSQLKVSAADGVDANALVDHLNEKYEVKAESGERLAEETSEMMSSALKFINYFLIAFGLIALLVGTFIIANTFSMIVAQRTKEFALLRALGASRRQITNSVVVESAIVGVLGSIVGVVAGMGLVAIIKAVMSAQGMPLDGGLGLSVSAIVVPIILGTIVTVVSAWAPARRAGRVQPVEAMRTTESASGNSLKVRTIFGAIILLVGIVAALAGVLSDAETNVRAILVGFGAFGVIVGFFLAGPALSLPLVPTVGKAIGAPFGAIGSLAATNSRRNPRRTAATAFALTLGVALVTAIGMLGATMKSSVADTVEQNITSDYLLSGPSSGEFPTPKDTGKRAAEAEGVDKVITVGMAPVAVDGQASMDYGPEFQQTMTADGDPSSMIALDMVEGDANLEKGFIATEDFAKEHGWKVGETYKVTSAEKDKKAEAKLVGTFKPTDVVQNMVLSQDVAEKVAPEKSFTVQMVGVLGQEGYDKEELRHNLEDSVKDLVVVQVNSGEEYAGQAAGFIDQMLSILYGLLALAVIIAVLGIVNTLTLGVIERRQEIGMLRAVGTQRRQIRTMITLESVQIALFGAVMGILIGLGLGWSFIKILGDEGLDSAQIPWAMVLIMLVGSAIVGIIAAVWPSNRAAKTPPLEAIAD from the coding sequence ATGGCACGCGGAAACGCAATGCGTAGAGTGTCTCTGCGCAATATCGTGGCGCATAAACTGCGCCTTGGGCTGACGATTCTCGCGGTGGTTTTGGGCACCGCGTTTATTGCCGGCTCGTTTATGTTTACCAATTCGCTGAAGTCGACGTTTGACTCCGCTGTGGATAATCAGTTCCGCGGCGTGGATGCAGTGGTGAGCCAAAAAGACGACAATGGCGCGAAACTGGATGACAAGCTGCGCCAGAAGTTGGCCGACGATAAGGATGTCAAGAACATCAATATCGCGGATTCGGAGACCGTTGTCGCGGCCGATGAGAACTCGGAGGCCTATCAAACCCAGGGCGGCACGGCCAGCGTTGTCCCGTTCTACCCGGAAGACAAGGTCGTTGGTGGCGCCGATGAGCTGAAGAAGGGCGAGGAGCCTAGCGGTAAGGACGAGGTCCTCATCAACTCTTCCGCGGCCGACAAGTACGACATTTCCGTGGGCCAGAAGCTGACTGTGGTTCACCCCGATGAGCAGGATACGGTTACCGTTTCTGGCATCTCGGAGCCTGCGGTAGACCAGGGCGAGAGCATCGTACTGAGCATGGCTGAAAAGGATTACCTGGAGCGCTACGGTGACCCGAGCCAGCTCAAGGTTTCTGCAGCCGATGGCGTGGATGCGAATGCCTTGGTGGATCACCTGAACGAGAAGTATGAAGTCAAGGCGGAGTCGGGTGAGCGCCTGGCTGAGGAGACCTCGGAGATGATGTCTTCTGCCTTGAAGTTCATCAATTACTTCCTCATCGCGTTTGGCCTGATTGCGCTGCTGGTGGGCACCTTCATCATTGCTAATACCTTCTCGATGATTGTCGCGCAGCGCACCAAGGAGTTTGCTCTCTTGCGTGCGCTGGGTGCTTCCCGTCGCCAGATCACAAACTCGGTGGTGGTGGAGTCTGCCATTGTTGGTGTTCTGGGGTCCATTGTCGGCGTGGTTGCCGGTATGGGTTTGGTCGCAATCATTAAGGCAGTAATGAGCGCGCAGGGAATGCCGCTCGATGGCGGCTTGGGCCTGAGCGTTTCGGCCATCGTAGTTCCAATCATTTTGGGCACTATCGTGACGGTTGTATCCGCGTGGGCTCCGGCACGGCGCGCGGGCCGGGTGCAGCCGGTGGAGGCAATGCGCACTACCGAATCTGCTTCCGGAAACTCCCTGAAGGTACGCACGATTTTCGGTGCCATTATCTTGCTGGTGGGCATTGTTGCGGCGTTGGCAGGCGTGCTTTCCGACGCCGAGACGAACGTCCGCGCCATCCTCGTCGGCTTCGGCGCATTCGGCGTCATCGTGGGATTCTTCCTGGCCGGCCCTGCTTTGTCGCTGCCTTTGGTGCCGACGGTGGGCAAGGCAATCGGGGCACCGTTTGGCGCTATTGGTTCACTGGCGGCGACCAACTCGCGTCGCAATCCGCGCCGTACGGCAGCCACCGCATTTGCGCTGACCTTGGGCGTGGCCCTAGTGACCGCCATTGGCATGCTTGGCGCAACTATGAAGTCTTCTGTGGCCGATACCGTGGAGCAGAACATCACTTCTGATTACCTGCTTTCCGGTCCTAGCTCCGGTGAATTCCCGACGCCGAAGGATACGGGTAAGCGCGCGGCGGAGGCCGAGGGCGTCGATAAGGTGATTACCGTCGGTATGGCTCCGGTAGCCGTCGATGGTCAGGCATCGATGGATTATGGTCCAGAATTCCAACAAACGATGACTGCGGATGGAGATCCGTCGTCGATGATTGCGCTCGACATGGTCGAGGGCGATGCCAACTTGGAGAAGGGCTTCATTGCTACCGAAGACTTTGCCAAGGAACACGGCTGGAAGGTAGGAGAGACCTACAAGGTTACTTCTGCGGAAAAGGACAAGAAGGCCGAGGCCAAGCTGGTCGGTACCTTTAAGCCCACCGATGTGGTCCAGAATATGGTGCTCTCGCAAGACGTGGCTGAAAAGGTCGCTCCCGAGAAGTCCTTTACCGTCCAAATGGTGGGCGTCTTGGGCCAGGAAGGCTATGACAAGGAAGAGCTGCGCCACAACCTAGAGGATTCGGTCAAGGATTTGGTCGTGGTTCAGGTTAATTCTGGTGAGGAGTATGCGGGCCAAGCCGCCGGATTCATCGACCAGATGCTTTCCATCCTGTATGGCCTACTTGCCCTAGCGGTGATTATTGCCGTGCTGGGTATTGTCAATACCTTGACCCTGGGTGTTATTGAGCGACGCCAGGAGATTGGCATGTTGCGTGCCGTGGGTACGCAGCGTCGCCAGATCCGCACGATGATCACTCTTGAGTCGGTGCAGATTGCGCTCTTCGGCGCGGTAATGGGCATCCTCATCGGCCTTGGCTTGGGCTGGTCCTTTATCAAGATCCTCGGTGATGAGGGACTGGATTCCGCGCAGATTCCGTGGGCGATGGTGCTCATCATGCTGGTGGGCTCGGCCATCGTCGGCATTATCGCGGCCGTCTGGCCGTCGAACCGTGCGGCAAAGACGCCGCCATTGGAGGCAATCGCGGACTAG
- the pgm gene encoding phosphoglucomutase (alpha-D-glucose-1,6-bisphosphate-dependent) yields the protein MAHERAGTLAQPTDLIDIAELVTAYYTRTPDADNPDQQVSFGTSGHRGSALDRAFNEAHILAITQAIVDYRAEQGIAGAIFIGRDTHALSEPAMVSALEVLLANGVEVRVDERGRYTPTPAVSHAILTHPGTDGIVITPSHNPPRDGGFKYNPPTGGPADAQATDWIAGRANEYLRAGLEGVKRTSVAGVLDERCVKHDYVHNYVADLKNVVDMQAIKDSGLRIGADPMGGASVDYWQAIADHYELNMTVVNPEVDSTFRFMTLDTDGKIRMDCSSPDAMASLIDARSNFDLATGNDADADRHGIVTPDAGLMNPNHYLAVAIEYLFSHRPHWGSAGVGKTLVSSSMIDRVVTSLDRELVEVPVGFKWFVPGLVEGAIGFGGEESAGASFLRFDGSVWSTDKDGIIMDLLAAEITAVTGKTPSQRYAELAEKFGAPAYARTDAPANREQKAILKKLSPEKVSATELAGEEIVAKLTEAPGNGAAIGGLKVATENAWFAARPSGTEDKYKIYAESFLGEEHLKQVQAEAQGVVSHVLKG from the coding sequence ATGGCCCACGAGCGCGCCGGCACGCTGGCACAGCCCACGGATCTTATTGATATCGCAGAATTGGTCACCGCCTACTACACCCGCACCCCGGACGCCGATAACCCGGATCAGCAGGTGTCCTTCGGTACCTCAGGCCACCGCGGCTCCGCGCTGGATCGAGCCTTTAATGAGGCTCATATCCTAGCGATTACCCAAGCCATTGTGGATTACCGCGCGGAACAAGGCATTGCTGGGGCGATTTTCATCGGCCGAGATACCCACGCGCTGTCCGAACCTGCCATGGTCTCCGCCCTTGAGGTGCTGCTGGCCAATGGGGTGGAGGTTCGCGTCGATGAGCGCGGCCGCTACACGCCGACCCCGGCGGTCTCCCATGCCATCCTGACCCACCCTGGCACCGATGGCATTGTGATTACCCCGTCCCATAATCCTCCCCGCGATGGCGGCTTCAAATACAACCCGCCTACCGGTGGACCGGCCGATGCTCAGGCCACCGATTGGATTGCTGGCCGCGCGAACGAGTACCTGCGCGCCGGGCTGGAAGGCGTGAAGCGGACATCTGTCGCGGGCGTGCTGGACGAGCGCTGCGTGAAGCACGACTACGTGCACAACTACGTGGCTGACCTTAAGAATGTGGTGGATATGCAGGCCATTAAAGATTCCGGCCTGCGCATCGGCGCTGATCCCATGGGTGGCGCCTCCGTGGATTATTGGCAGGCCATCGCTGACCACTACGAGCTCAACATGACCGTGGTGAATCCAGAGGTGGATTCCACTTTCCGCTTTATGACCTTGGATACGGACGGCAAGATCCGCATGGATTGTTCTTCGCCGGATGCTATGGCCTCGCTTATCGACGCCCGCTCTAACTTCGACCTTGCCACCGGCAACGACGCCGATGCGGACCGCCATGGCATTGTCACTCCCGATGCCGGCCTGATGAACCCCAATCACTACCTTGCCGTGGCTATCGAGTACCTCTTTAGCCACCGCCCGCACTGGGGGAGCGCCGGTGTGGGCAAGACTTTGGTGTCCTCCTCCATGATCGATCGCGTGGTGACAAGCCTGGACCGCGAATTGGTGGAGGTACCCGTCGGCTTTAAGTGGTTTGTGCCGGGGTTGGTCGAAGGCGCCATTGGTTTCGGTGGCGAGGAGTCCGCCGGTGCATCCTTCCTGCGCTTCGATGGCTCCGTATGGTCCACCGATAAGGACGGCATCATTATGGACCTGCTCGCCGCGGAGATTACCGCCGTCACCGGCAAGACTCCGTCCCAGCGTTATGCAGAACTGGCGGAGAAATTCGGCGCCCCAGCCTATGCTCGCACCGACGCCCCCGCTAACCGCGAGCAGAAGGCCATTCTTAAGAAGCTGTCTCCTGAAAAAGTTTCCGCCACGGAACTGGCGGGCGAGGAAATCGTGGCCAAGCTGACGGAGGCGCCCGGCAACGGTGCGGCCATTGGCGGCCTGAAGGTGGCGACGGAAAATGCCTGGTTCGCTGCTCGTCCTTCCGGCACGGAAGATAAGTACAAAATCTATGCCGAGTCTTTCTTGGGTGAGGAACATCTCAAGCAAGTGCAAGCAGAAGCACAGGGAGTTGTTTCCCATGTTTTAAAGGGTTAA
- a CDS encoding alpha/beta hydrolase, whose translation MSFLLNLPLADPINGVIFYAILAIAGIIILLQRKVWPLVIAALLCVIAWYFLQHWQVPWYIFLAAFVPVAAFLRKPKTVTIAAGVFSLLATVGIINMEYQTYPDIASLDPRPVAKEMSYEEFSHTNSGAAIVHVDLPGTTSHFSARQATAYIPPAYWTDHTLPVIVLLHGNPGGPEQWFGSGEAAETADQFQAANGGRSPIVVAVDATGSETANPICADSTQAKVMTYLSQDVPQAIKQKFKVNPDQRTWTVGGLSYGGTCSLQIATNRPEAYGSIIDISGEAEPTIGNRAATVKKFFAGDESAFNDQDPAHLLAHKHYSAQAIFIAGDKDAVSVNALRSLSDAARNAGMKTYFSTRPGGHSFQVWRPALRESFAWAARRGGMTAIKDPFDGIGANDVRS comes from the coding sequence GTGAGTTTCCTTTTGAATCTGCCTTTGGCGGATCCCATCAACGGCGTGATTTTCTACGCCATCCTCGCGATTGCAGGAATCATCATTCTCCTTCAACGCAAGGTGTGGCCGCTGGTCATCGCGGCCCTGCTGTGCGTCATCGCTTGGTACTTTCTCCAGCACTGGCAAGTGCCGTGGTATATCTTCCTCGCAGCTTTCGTCCCCGTGGCGGCGTTTCTCCGCAAGCCCAAAACTGTCACGATTGCGGCCGGAGTCTTCTCCCTCCTCGCCACCGTTGGCATCATCAACATGGAGTACCAAACCTACCCAGATATTGCCTCCCTAGACCCACGCCCCGTGGCAAAAGAAATGAGCTACGAGGAGTTTTCCCACACCAATTCCGGTGCAGCGATCGTCCACGTCGATCTTCCGGGCACCACCTCCCATTTCTCCGCTCGCCAAGCTACGGCGTATATCCCGCCTGCATACTGGACGGACCACACCCTTCCTGTCATCGTCCTCCTGCACGGCAACCCAGGTGGCCCAGAGCAATGGTTCGGTTCGGGTGAAGCGGCCGAAACCGCAGACCAATTCCAGGCGGCGAATGGAGGGCGCAGCCCTATCGTCGTTGCCGTGGACGCCACCGGCTCTGAAACAGCCAATCCCATCTGCGCCGATAGCACCCAGGCCAAGGTCATGACCTACCTCAGCCAAGACGTGCCGCAAGCTATCAAGCAGAAGTTCAAGGTCAACCCGGATCAGCGCACTTGGACCGTCGGCGGCCTAAGCTACGGCGGCACCTGTTCTCTGCAGATCGCTACCAACCGCCCCGAAGCCTATGGCTCTATCATCGACATCTCCGGCGAGGCCGAGCCCACCATTGGCAACCGCGCGGCCACGGTGAAGAAATTCTTCGCTGGCGACGAGTCAGCCTTCAATGACCAGGACCCCGCACACTTGCTCGCCCACAAGCACTACTCCGCCCAGGCCATCTTCATCGCTGGCGATAAGGACGCTGTTTCCGTCAACGCCCTGCGCTCGCTTTCCGACGCCGCCCGCAACGCCGGCATGAAAACCTACTTCAGCACCCGCCCCGGCGGCCACTCCTTCCAGGTGTGGCGCCCAGCCCTGCGCGAATCTTTCGCTTGGGCCGCCCGTCGCGGTGGCATGACCGCGATTAAGGATCCCTTCGACGGAATTGGAGCCAACGATGTCCGTTCTTAA